The DNA region CGGTGCTCGATGTTGTTAGTGAAAGCATGAAGACAGATCCTAAACATCTCGTACACAACCTGCCCATGAGGAACGTGTGGTGTTTGTATTCTCATGAGTGAGCGGTGTGGGCAGAGATGTGAGACTAGGCATGCGTTAATGTGACACAGGTTATCTCTTAAAAAGCCCCACAGACTGTTGGTGCGGGTCTACAGCCAGTGGGCATGCTGGTGACAGACAGCTTTTGATGTCAGGGAGCTCTTACCGATCAGGGACCACCTTCTCAGGCCAGGGCAGATTGAAAGACATTCTAGCATGAAATAAGGCACAAGGTTTGTACAAAATATGACAAAACTAAAGGTCATTTACAGTCATCTTTCCCTGATGTAATAGACTGTTTTAGGGTATCAGAGGTAAAGGCTTCTTAGGCCATGCATACACAAGAACGATCTTCTGAAAactgagatgtttttttgttcttgttttcctTGTTGGGAAGACAAAAGATGGTGCTGTTTCCAAAAGTTTGCACTCTGGAAAACCTTCTGTTTCCAAGCACCCAAAACGCTGCCGTTGtgtaaatgaaaagcaaaaaggcaacaaaaggTTGCCGTTTTTTGGATGAAATCATTGTCGCGTAAACATGGCCTTAGAGAAGGGTTTAGATATGATCTTAGACCTCACCTTTCTACAGGGGTGGAGGTATTCTCGATGAAGCTGATCATCTTCTCTTTCACGTTGACTGACTTTGATTTAAGtgcaaatgtcattttgttgACCAGAGACTTGACTCCTTTGCTGTCTCCAGGGCTGCTTAGTAAGTCTCCCTGTATCAGAAGAGAAAGAAGGGTTCAAGAACTTAATGTTGAGAAAAGTAAAGATAAACTGTGTCTCCATACACGTTTCCTTTATCAACCTACATCAGCAGAGCTGAGGCTGCTGTGAGATCCTGATGTGCTGACGATCCAGTGGAGGTATGAAGAGTCCAGACCTTCAATGTTCATGTCCACAAGATGCTTCTGGAGCGCTggaatcaaacaaataaatcatgacTTTAAAGATGTCACAAATGTCTAAACTGCATATGTGACCAGGGGTAAATTGATAAACACCATGACTAATGTGTAAAATGAGTTCAGTGATTAAAGAATGCTCTCTTTTTTATATGAAGACTTTAAGTTGTATGCTTCGGTGTGCCTCAGAATTCTCATATTCATTTACCCGACTTACCCATGAAGCCTCCTTTAGCGATGCTGACgtactctttgtttttctgtaacacAAAACCTTCAATTAGCAAAAATATtagtgaaaaacacaaacaaatgatgcAGTAACTTGTTAACCTTTTAAAGAATCTGTACTTGTTTTCCTTACAGCTaccttctcctctctttcatGTCCCTCACCTGCAGAAAATGTGCCAACACCATGTTCATgtacatgtcctcctcctccctcccactGCCCATGAAACACAGGTGCTCCCCGCTGGCGATGGAGCCGGACTCCAGGGACTGTTTCTGAGCTTCCAGGAGGGACTTCACTGAGAGAGCGAACTCTGAGGGGTTCTGCAGCATCTGttacaagaaacaaaaacacattgctACAATGCTTTCATATACGCCATCAAATTTAGCAGAGAATCGTTATTATTTGTTCTCACCAGGTCCGAGTCGAGGTGGAAGGCAGTGGAGAGGTGTCCAGTGTTGTACTGCTCTGCAGGCCGACAGTCCACCACAAAGAAACGCACGCCATCCTAAAGGAACATTTCATTATCAGAGGACATCTTCATGTCTTTCTGACACGGCTCACTTACAAAAGGTGAATCATCTATTTCTTAGTTTCAATCAGCCAACAATAACCTGAATGTTACACACCTGCTGCAGCTGGTTGGCCTGCAGGATTTCAGGCACAGACACGGGGAGACACAGAGCTTGACTCAGGTCAGTGTCTTCTTCTTTCAGAGCCACCAGGCTGCTACCAAACAGATTCTGGTTCATCTACAGGGGCGGcaaaatgcacacacataaataagGTCTTATAAACAAAAGTTTGTTGTTGCAACTGCCTTCATCTCAGCCATCACATCACACTTCTGACTCTGCGCAAatcaggtttgttttgtttacaaatgCTGTGAACATGGTAGTATAcgggggcactggtggcgcagtgcgagatcctttcccgcatgtcattccctactcgctctccctgatttccaactctatccactgtcctagctgtcaattaaagaaacaaaaagcccaaaaataaatcttaaaaaaaacaaaaaaaaaacatagtagTTTACCTTTCGGAGGGACAAAGGGGTCTTGCTCTGGTAGTACTGAGCCAAAGAGAACAAATCTTCAATATCCTCGGACTCCAGAAGAGAAGGAGACGCTTCAAGATTTTCTGTGACAAAGAAGGAGATGTTTTAAGATCCAGTGTTTATCATGAACCAGTACACATAAacaaaatatcagaacagtaaGTCAAACTTACTGATGATGTCTTCTTTGCTGGCTCCTTCTTGTGAAAGGATGGTCTCTCTGAGGGAAAATCattcaaagacaaatcaaattGACATTAAAGGTACTCCGTGTAGACCATGTCAGCACTACTACTTTTAAAATCTCAGTAGAGTTGAGTATTTGAAACTATTGCATGGTTCATCTCGgtcatcaaaaacacacagtgtaCACACACGACCGTTCACATACAATAGGCTTGTGCTAGTGTCAACAAAATTGTGTTCTTCCTTCCAAAACAACAGAGTTGGCAATGTAAGGCAGATAACGACGTGAAACACACTAATgactttaaaagattttttCCAGCACATATTTACAGCAGTAgcgtttaaaaatatataattcaaTTGTACTACAGGAGCTAGCAGAAACAGCAAGATCAGCAGTGccttattcatgttttttaaccACTGCAAGTCAaacattatgttttttgttaACTTTTGGTAAAGGGTCATAAGGAAGTTGCGCGGCAAAGCAGAGAAGGACTTGTCATTACTAACTAGACCCAATCAGCAAGTGAATGAAGGTGTATACATCATTGTTGATCTTattcactgaaaaaaaacctcGGACGCTGGGCACAAACATAGCAAAagttcagccttttttttttaagcccaAATGACTGATATACAGGTAGCCTGTGTATTATGATGTTTCTGTAAAGCTTTCCTTTTCAGTCACTTACTTGGCATTTACGAGGATAATGAGCATGAGAAAGAAGATGAGGAAGGGGTCCGCCTGCTGAAGGTAGAAGTCCCACAAGGCCTGTGTCACATCAGGAAGGCAGTTACTGGAAAACAGACTGCCCAGCTGTGGAGGGAATATGAACACGATAACATACAGTGAGTCAAACATGGTGCTGTAAAGTATGCATTCACTTTCAAATAAATAGAGAAATGATCTAAAGCATGctgtgaagggaaaaaaagacaagaaacaaataCCCAGTTGATGGCGTAGGAGTCAGGTGTGATCTTTTTGGTGTCCAGGAAAGAGCAGAGCTCTGGTTCATGGTACTGCAGCAGGAGTCTGTACAGGTGAAAGGGTCGGCCGTTCGGCACACAGTCCCTAAAAAGAACACAAGTGACACCTTTACAGCCTTAATCATGAGTTTccggttgattttttttttaagtgggtTATGATTAAAACTCCAGAGCTCACCTGGGGATGTATTTGTTCATGACAGCGTAGAAGCAGTTGTAGAGGTCGCTGCGAGGGAGCTGAAGGCTTAGCAGCGGTTTAAGGATGTGTGGCCAGCTCAGCTCAGGTGTGAACGAAATGTTTCTGGACTTACAGTAGAAAGTGATGACTGACTCGACATCAGACACCATgtcactcctctcctcctctgacacatCCAGCTGGTCTAAACATGGGGACCAAAGTGGGAAGTGTAAGCAGGAAAATGGACATCCATGTTTGACATTCACAAATAAGAACTTATTGTCAACTTGTCAGAAGAGCAGACTTATAAAGTATTTTGATCTACAGAAATCCTAAAGCCTCTTTAGCTACTGTGAGACTGGGATCACCTGAATCCCTCAAGCTGCCTCCAGAAGTGTGCCTATTAGTGCACGGACTCAAATGTCAACAAACTCACCAGAGGGTAAgtgtgttgctgtttgtttatgtttctttcatcttttcttaaGAGGACACAACAAAATCTTTGGCTGTCCGATACAAGCTTAGAATActtattcattttttgttaaattcaGTGCCAGAGCAAACTCCAAAATCAGCTAAACCCAAGTCTCATGTTTTACCGGTAAGACTAAAGTTAATCAGAGACTTCCAAAAGAGCATCAAAACATTTCCAACAGACTTCTTTCTTAGTCATTAAAAGTACTGCAGTAAACTAAATTAAGCAGAGTATAGAGTATCATAATAACTGAGTTACAGCACTGTAAGCTCAGCAGAAGagtgtcagctttttttttttttttaagaaagctTTTAATGAGCTGTTCTTCTGGTTCAGTATGTTTTAAAGAGGACGAGACCTGGGAGGATAATTTGGCTCCAACTAATCCCTTTAACAAAGACCACTGAAGGAATCCTAACCTTAAACAAAACGAGCATCTATAAACaagctgcagcagctcattTCAAAGATCTGCTTAAAGAACAAATGCCACcaaagagctttaaaaaaacaacaacaaagaactGCTTCATTCAGTGTTTAATTACCGGGTCAGATTTTAACCacagtgccttttttttttcatttattatcatttcacagtttaaatgttgtgaAGTTCCTGAAGCGACAAAAGACTTTTCACAACAACGCTTTTTATCCACATGTGCTGTCACAATATCTTCCATTACCAAAAGGCACCTCTCATTTACTCAAACACGTTGTATTATTGTTCCTATTAGCTTAGTTTGTGGAGTGGTTCAGTTATGAGCGGTTCTTTTATATGAAGGCATCTCATCCTGAATCTGCACAGCTGCTGGCTGATGTTTCTGCTCATGTTTTGGTGCTGGTTTGATACTTTTTATTGTAGTTTTATTCACACAATAGTGTGAAGGAATCTACTCACCTATCAGCTGTTGACTGCGGTTGTGAATGAGGGTCTGTTCTGGTAAATCAAGAACGCCGTCCCACGGTGACAGACTGTCTCCTTTTCCAGAGACATTTAAAGCGatctgcacacacaacacagaaaaactGATAAACATGCAGCACTgaatgacagagagacacatgagGAGCACGTGACCATGTGGGACTGATCTGAAATCTGTGACTCAAATGCTGCTACACTAACAAACATATAGTCTTCAGAGAAAAAGATGTATGGCTTGATATGTTTGGCTTTTTGAGTTACATTAGGACTCTTCAACAAATGGACACAGCAATGAGTCGTTTAATACGTTTGAGTTGGTGTCTAGATCTACAGGGAAATCATCTGGATACTGTTTACTAATTGGATAGTGTTTACTTAATACCCTGCATTTTCAGTTATAACTTAAAACCAAATGATTTGTATTTCCCTTAAATATGTCCTATTGTAGCCGATAAGACTTGAATGCAGGATCATAAATGCTGTATGTGCTAAAAGGGTAGAGCaatggtttgaaaaaaaaaaaaaggaaactgagTTTTTCATCATCCTTAGGCTGAAGTTTTTTGTAACACTGAATTAGTTTATCCGGTAGAAATGTAGGAAAATGATCTTTTTGTGCCTGCATTGTCCacatatttcatgttgtatgtGTGCTGAACTTATAGCTGTGGGTGTGTTAGAAAGAGGTTATAGTCTTTACATAACTCCAGCCAGAGATGCAGGTCTTTCAAGTGTGACGGTATCAGTATGACGACATTCTGTCTCACCTTTAAAGAATGTGTGCTCTATTTATAGAACAACTAATTATATAAAAACTCAATATCTTCTCATGGCTGATAGTCAACTTTTATATTAtcatatttaaattaaactatGGAAACAATATGAGTCAAACTCTTATATTCGACTAGGAGGTCATTTTAACCATGTGTGGACTGACTCCTGTGAGTCTCACCTTCCACATCTTGGCCCTGTGTTGGGCTGATTGCTCCTGGACCTGGATGATGCTTCTCTCCATCTCCATGTCAGAGCCGCCCGAGTCCAGAGCCTCGGCTAGATCCTGGTCCCTGTAGAACCACCGGcagagcacattttaaaaagaaatcaacagaTCTAAGACAAATTATCATTTCTATTTTAAAGTCATCATTAGCTGTTTCCATGCATTCCACAAAGTTATTAATACATCATAGTAAGCCAGTGTACAAGTTCATTAAAGGGACTGCAATGATTTAATTTAAGTTCTCAATCGTTAAACTACAAtgtctaaaacattttaactgaaTATCTTTGGGCTGTGACAAAATTAAACATTCATGGACATCATGCAGAACTTTTGAAAGCACTGATGGTCATTTTCAACAGTTTCTGGCATTCAAATTGTCAAATCGACTAATACAAAACTGAGAAAATAATCTACAACTCCATCAAGGATTAAAGTGATCGGTAATTGTGTCAATTTCAATCACACCTAGCGGTTACAGTCCATTTGTGgtcaataaagtctaaagtctaaagtctacaCCTTTTATCATGTAATATCTATCTGTGAATGACTTGTGGCTCAAattaaatgaatcaataaatgtaaaagggattttttttaaatatctatttAAATGACTCTCTTTAATTCCCTTTCAAAGACTATTTTTTATCAAAATGCCTTcttgtaatcttttttttttcataatgttttaaatatttgtactGTCTCCTTTAGTCAATcattgtttctattttattttctatgtcttcttgttttttcaatcagcatttacatttttgtttgacattttcagtCTAAATGTTTATTGATGTTTGTGTAAAATAATTCATAGAAAGGCCTACATCCTATTTATACAAACTAAAAACTCAAGAAGGCTTCACAATATTATCcagtaaaatgttttcaacTCTATATTTCATAACTAATAATGATCCATTAGAGATAAGTCAAGCTTTTAAAGATCAGTTAACTTCATATTCAACTCTTCAACGAGCTTTAAAACCAGTCAGAAACTTCGCCGTCCACTTCAGGACAATTTCAATAATACAACGATAGTACATTTCGGGTAAATATGACAAGAGACAGAAACTGGAGCCGTGTTTTGAAAGGGAAGCAGAACTCGACAGAACACCGGCTATCTAGCTAGTTACTGTTAGCATGCATGCTAACTAGCAGTGACTATCAACTTGTCAATGCAAGAAATAAAgtgcagaaaatataaatacttAAACACTTCTTTCTCAAATGCTTATAGGTAATCTGTGTCCATCTTTGTGATCGGTCTGATAGTTTTTCAGCGACAACTTGGCTAATTAACGTTAGCTGGCTAGCAGTAACGGTACCAAACTGGTTTAACACTAGCATCTGCCGTCAGCAGAGCAAATTAACTAAATAAACTCGTCTTTAGTTACTGCAGATCAAACTGTATCAGAAGAAGGTAGAACAAGCGTTTGACAGTCGATAAAAGGTCTCTAATACAGATAGTCGGATAACAAATAGTCTCACCAGCTGCCCTGAAGAGCTTCCTCCACGGCATCCGCCATTGTTGTGTTGACGGAGACACGTCAGATACCGTCAACACGACAGAGGTGTCGCAAAGCTGTCATTTATCAATGAGCAGCTGAGACGACCTGATAACTATATCAGCCCAGATACTATATGCATCAGCCAGCTGGTCAGGATAACATTtatcagatgaaaaaaaacgtCCTGAACACTTTCAGATCC from Labrus bergylta chromosome 6, fLabBer1.1, whole genome shotgun sequence includes:
- the tbc1d23 gene encoding TBC1 domain family member 23 isoform X2; its protein translation is MADAVEEALQGSWDQDLAEALDSGGSDMEMERSIIQVQEQSAQHRAKMWKIALNVSGKGDSLSPWDGVLDLPEQTLIHNRSQQLIDQLDVSEEERSDMVSDVESVITFYCKSRNISFTPELSWPHILKPLLSLQLPRSDLYNCFYAVMNKYIPRDCVPNGRPFHLYRLLLQYHEPELCSFLDTKKITPDSYAINWLGSLFSSNCLPDVTQALWDFYLQQADPFLIFFLMLIILVNAKETILSQEGASKEDIIKNLEASPSLLESEDIEDLFSLAQYYQSKTPLSLRKMNQNLFGSSLVALKEEDTDLSQALCLPVSVPEILQANQLQQDGVRFFVVDCRPAEQYNTGHLSTAFHLDSDLMLQNPSEFALSVKSLLEAQKQSLESGSIASGEHLCFMGSGREEEDMYMNMVLAHFLQKNKEYVSIAKGGFMALQKHLVDMNIEGLDSSYLHWIVSTSGSHSSLSSADGDLLSSPGDSKGVKSLVNKMTFALKSKSVNVKEKMISFIENTSTPVERHVSSSDRVGKPYRGVKPVFSIGDEEEYDTDEIDSSSMSDDDRKEIVNIQTWINKPDVKHHIPCNEVKETGHMFPSHLLITATHMYCLREIASRKGFAYIQSRQALNSVVKITSKKKHPELITFKFGSNNSAGVEISAVERYLIPNAGDATKVIKQQIMKVLDALESS
- the tbc1d23 gene encoding TBC1 domain family member 23 isoform X1 — its product is MADAVEEALQGSWDQDLAEALDSGGSDMEMERSIIQVQEQSAQHRAKMWKIALNVSGKGDSLSPWDGVLDLPEQTLIHNRSQQLIDQLDVSEEERSDMVSDVESVITFYCKSRNISFTPELSWPHILKPLLSLQLPRSDLYNCFYAVMNKYIPRDCVPNGRPFHLYRLLLQYHEPELCSFLDTKKITPDSYAINWLGSLFSSNCLPDVTQALWDFYLQQADPFLIFFLMLIILVNAKETILSQEGASKEDIIKNLEASPSLLESEDIEDLFSLAQYYQSKTPLSLRKMNQNLFGSSLVALKEEDTDLSQALCLPVSVPEILQANQLQQDGVRFFVVDCRPAEQYNTGHLSTAFHLDSDLMLQNPSEFALSVKSLLEAQKQSLESGSIASGEHLCFMGSGREEEDMYMNMVLAHFLQKNKEYVSIAKGGFMALQKHLVDMNIEGLDSSYLHWIVSTSGSHSSLSSADGDLLSSPGDSKGVKSLVNKMTFALKSKSVNVKEKMISFIENTSTPVERMSFNLPWPEKVVPDRHVSSSDRVGKPYRGVKPVFSIGDEEEYDTDEIDSSSMSDDDRKEIVNIQTWINKPDVKHHIPCNEVKETGHMFPSHLLITATHMYCLREIASRKGFAYIQSRQALNSVVKITSKKKHPELITFKFGSNNSAGVEISAVERYLIPNAGDATKVIKQQIMKVLDALESS